The Helicobacter canis genomic sequence TTTTTTGCCCATTGTTTATCGACAATCACCTGCAAACGCAAAAACACCCGCTCGCCCAAAATCCGCTCGATACTCTCCCTAGCAGCCGCGCCTATACGCTTAATAGTGCTGCCATTTTGCCCGATGATAATGCGCTTTTGCGATGGCTTTAGGACATAGATATTGGCATAAATATGCGCAATATGCATAGGGGCATTGGTGGTTGCAAAAGTGGATTCTAGGGTAGTGGTAGATTTTTGTGTGGATTGCCACGCCGACAAGTCGGCTCGCAATGACGATAAAAGAGCGTTGCCCCTAGAATCCACTTTTTTACTTTGCGGCTGGTTTTTATTTTCAGCAGATTTTTCACACTTGCCCAGATCATCTTCTTTAAGGATTCTAGGAGTTCTAAAGAAACCTGCTTGCGTGCCCCCGCCTTGCACCGCTGTCGCTTGTTTTCTAAAGAAACATCGCCTAGCGGCGAGCGGTATCCCTTGTTTTCTAAAGAAGCTTCGCTTTGCGGTGGGGCTTTTGGAGTTTTTTGGGGATTCTAGGGTAGGAGTTACCTTGTCGGTAATGACTGCCCTAGAATCCCCAAAATCTGCGGAATGCTTGCCCAAGACCGAATCCCTTGTGCGAGGCTTATAAAAAAACTCCGTTACAATCACATCACTCTCATAAGGGATCTCATCGCTTAGATTCTCAAAGATACTTTGACGCACCATTTCTTTAGCGATTTCGCGCATTGTGTGGGTCGTCATCTCATCTTCATCAAAAAGCGGCGGCGAGTCTGGCAGCAGCTTGGCTATGGATTCTAGCAGCTCGGTAATATTATGTGATTTTTTCACACTTATGGGGATAAGTGCGCTAAATTTATCGCTAAATTTTGCATATTTTTCAAGCACGCCTAGGAGCTTTTTAGGCGGGAGCATATCGGTTTTGTTGATGACAAGGATATGTTTTTTATGTGAGTCATTAGCATACAATAGCTCTAAAAACTCCTCATACTGCTTTGTATCATCAAAGACTGAAGCCATAAACACGCACACATCGCAATCGCGCATAGTCTTTAGCGCAGCCTCTAGCATAAATTGATTTAAAAGCTTTTCGCGTTTGTGAAGTCCAGGCGTATCCACAAAGATCATCTGGCAAGCGGTGCGATCCTTTGTAGTATAGGGGACAATAAAGCGCATAGTATTGCGCGTGGCATTTGCCTTGTGTGAGATCAGGGCTAAATGCTCGCCTACAAGCAAATTGAGCAAGCTGGATTTGCCGGTATTGGGGCGACCTACAACTCCAATAAACCCCGCTTTTTGTGTTTTGGGCGTTAGGGGCGATTCAGCTTTGCTGGTGGATTCGGCTTTGCGCGATAAATCGGCGATTTCTGCGCGCGCGCTTCGGTTACATACGCCAAGTATGCGCCCTTGCACGCGCTTGAAAAGCCCCGATTTCTCATCGCAAATCCTAGAATCCTTTGCAGACTCGTTTAAATTTTGAGCTTCAATCTTAGAATCGCTAGGGTTTGGTGCGGGCGTTGGCTTTGCCGCCTGCGAGTTGTTTAGATTTTGGGCGTTTTGAGTAGAATCCATTTTTCTGCCGCCTGCGGCGTTTGTATCAAACACGCTTTCTGTGTTTTCATTCTGCAGCGTTTTGAGAATTTGAGTGTTTTTCCTAGAATCCTTTGTGTTTTGTTTAGATTTGTTACTTTTTCTGTCATCGCGAGCCTTGCTCTGCAAGGCGTGGCGATCCACAGATTCTGCGCTAGCAGAATCCATCTTTTCAATCGCGCCGCAAGGCGCAACCGATTCTCGCCCGCTTCGTGGTGCGCGAGCGCGGGAGTAAGGCGGGCAGTAGTGTCCCGCCACCGCGCGAGTGCTAGAAGCGGAAGTGCGAGGCTCTCCCCTTGATTGCAAAAAGAAAAAGCGGTTGCTGTTTCTAAAGAAGCTACGCTTTCTTTTTGGGTTAAGGGGAGCGGGGTGGGGATAAACCTTTTTCTGAAGAAACATCGGCTTGCGCCGAGCGGTGTCCCTTGTTTTCTTTTTGCGGATAAAACAGAGCAAGCTTTTTGCGATAAATAGAACTGAATCGTAGATGAAATTGGCGCGATTTTCACATACACTAGAATCCACTTTTTGTTTGTGTAAAGCTTGGGTCGCTTCGCTCCCTCGCAATGACACTAAAATCGCTTTACTCCTAGAATCCATTTTTATTCCTTTTAGGCTGCTTCCCTAGAATCCACTTTTTGATTATGGATCGCCACGACTTCCTTACGGAAGTCTCGCGATGACAGATAGGGGGACTCATCATCTCACAAAGCCAAATCCCCATAACACTCTCTCATAAAATATACCGCGACATATCAGCACTACTCACCACCAAGCCCAGCTTCTCCTCCACAAGCTCTTTGGTGATCGCCACCTTACCCCCAGCATACTTCTGCGCATTGAAGCTAATCTCTTCTAGCACGCGCTCTATAATCGTATGCAGCCGCCTAGCACCGATGTCTTCTGTCTTTTGGTTTGCCATATAGGCAAAATGCGCTAACGCACGCAAGGCTTCTTCCTCAAACACCAGCTCCACGCCATCTACACTCAGCAAATGCTGATATTGCGTGATGAGTGAGTTGCGCGTTTTGGTCAAGATCGCATACATCGCTTCTTCACTCAAGCTATCTAGCTCCACGCGGATGGGGAATCGCCCCTGTAATTCTGGGATAAGATCACTTGGCTTGCTTAAATGAAACGCCCCTGCCGCGACAAAGAGTATATAGTCTGTGCGGAGCGTGCCGTATTTGGTGCTAATCGTGCTGCCCTCGATAATTGGCAGCAAATCGCGCTGCACGCCCTCTTTGCTAGGATCTAGGCGAGAGTCTTTCGTGCTTGTGGCGATTTTGTCAATCTCATCGATAAACACCACCCCACTCTGCTCTGCTCTGCGCAAGCCCTCTGCTTGGATTGCCTCCATATCAAGCACGCTATCACGCGCCTCTTGCACTAGGGCTAGCTTGGCTTCTTTGACGCTAAGAGACTTTTTGACCTTCTCTTCGCGCTGCAAGACCTTGATGATAGATTCTTGCACCCTAGCAATATCTGGTGGCATACCATTATCTAGCGATTCTGCTTGCTTGTGGATCTCTACATCGATTTGTAAATGATCCACTTCGCCATTTCGCACCTTTTGGCGCATTTTTTCTAGGCTTTGCTCATAATCGCGCTTTTTCTCATCACTCACACCCTTTGGCAGAGCTGGGAGCAGCAGGCGGGCGATTTTATCGATGATATATGCTTGTATGGCTTCTTGGCTTTTTTGCTGGGATTCTTGCTGCACTAAGGCAATAGAGGCATTGACTAGATCGCGTATCATCGACTCTACATCGCGCCCCACAAAGCCCACTTCTGTGTATTTGCTCGCTTCTACTTTGATAAAGGGCAGCCCCATAATTCTCGCCATTCTACGCGCGATCTCGGTTTTGCCCACGCCTGTGGAGCCGATCATTAGGATATTTTTGGGCGTGATTTCTTCTTGCACTTCTTTGGGCAGCTGCATTCTGCGGTAGCGATTGCGCAGTGCCAAGGCTATGGCACGCTTAGCGTCATCTTGCCCGATGATATATTCATCTAAAAACCCTACAATCTCCGCTGGGCTCATCATTTCTTTGCTTTGTTTTAGCTCCATTATGCAAGCTCCAAAATAGAAATATTTGTATTAGTATAGATACATAGCTCACCTGCTATATGCAACGACTGCGTAACAAGCTCCTTTGGCTCTATGCTAGCGTGCCGATCTAACGCCCTAGCCGCGCTTAGAGCGTAGTTCCCCCCGCTACCAATGGCAGCGATCTTGCCATCTTCTGGCTCTAGCACATCGCCTGTCCCACTTAGGATAAAGAGATTATCCCTATTTAGCACGATCATCATCGCTTCAAGCTTGCGCAGATATTTATCACTGCGCCACTGCTTGGCAAACTCCACCACAGAGCGCATTAAATCCCCCTTCCTCCCCTCTAAAATCCGCTCAAACGACTCAAACAAGCTAAACGCATCTGCCGTGCTTCCTGCAAATCCGCTTAGAATCTGTCCGTTATAAAGCGTGCGGATTTTTTTGGCATTGCCCTTCATCACGCAATTACCAAAGCTCACCTGCCCATCGCCGCCGATGACTGCCACGCGCTTGCCCTGATACTCTCCACAATACGCAAGTATCGTTGTCGCTTCAAACATTTTTAATCCTTGAATTCTATGTGCTTATAAGCCAACCAAATGTCTATAAATAGCCAAAAGCCCTTAAACAAAGCCCGAGATTGTAGCATAAAAAGCCCATAGATTCTAGCGCGGATCTAGCACCCTAGCACCAAAGCCTAGAATCACAAACACAATGCGTTTATAAAAGTAACATTCACCCAAGAAATGCGAAAAATTACTAAACACATATTGTGTTTTATAGAAAATTTGCTTATAGTGGCTGCGTATATCACCCAAAGGAGTCCAAATGCTAGAATCCACTTTCCACCCAAGCACGCTAGCCCTGCACGCAGGCTATGGGTATGATTCCCAGCGCACTTTAAGCGTGCCGATTTATCAAAGTAGCTCCTTTCGCTTTGATTCAAGCGACCAAGCCGGCAGACGCTTTGCCCTAGAGGAGCTAGGCAATATCTACTCGCGCCTAAGCAACCCCACCACCGATGTCCTAGCCAATCGCCTAGCCCAAGTCGATGGCGGGGGATTTGGTGTCGTTACTGCGAGTGGGGCTAGCGCGCTGTTTTATGCCTTTGTCAATCTCGCCCAAGCAGGCGATAATATCCTCTATGCCAATAAAATCTATGGCGGCACGCAGACGCTTCTAGTGCATACACTCAAGCGATTTGGCATAGAGACTCGCTGCTTTGATGTCGATGATCTAAGCACGCTAGAGCCACTTATCGATGAAAACACTAAGGCGATTTTCTTTGAGTCGTTGTCCAATCCGCAGATTTCTATCCCAGATATTTGCGCTATCACCGAGCTTGCCAAGCGACACAGGCTTGCTACCATCTGTGATAACACCATAGCACCGATGATTTTCCGCCCCTTTGACTTTGGGATAGATATTGCCGTGTATAGCTGCACCAAGTATATCAACGGGCACGGCAGCGGACTAGGAGGAGCGATCATTGAAAGAAAGGGGCTAAATGAGCTGCTAATAGATAATCCCAGATATAGTGTCTTTAACACCCCAGATCCAAGCTATCACGGCTTAGTCTATGCGAGCCTGCCCTACCCTATCTATGGTATGCGGCTTATCCTAGAGTGGCTACGCAATATCGGGGCTAGTCTATCGCCGCATAATGCGTGGATCCACCTGCAAGGCTTAGAGACTTTGGAGCTGCGATTGCAAAAGCACAGCCAAAACGCCCTAGAAATCGCTACATTCCTAGAATCCCACCCCAAAGTCAAGCAAGTAGAATACCCTGCCCTAGAGTCCAGCCCCTACTATGCGCGATTCAAGCAGTATTTCACAAGCGGCTATGCGAGTGGGCTTTTTAGCTTTGAGCTAGAGAGCTATGAGAAGGCGAAGGCATTGTGCGATAGGCTAAAGCTCTTTTGTATCACGGCAAATATCGGCGACTCTAAATCGCTTGTGATCCACCCAGCTTCCACCACGCACTCCCAGCTCTCCCAGAGCGAGCTGCTCTCAGCGGGGATCTCGCCTGCGTGTGTGCGTGTGTCGGTGGGGTTAGAGTCTAGCGCGGATTTAATCAATGACCTAGCGCAGGCTTTGGAGTAGCTTGGTTGGTGGATTCGGCTTTGCGCGATAAATCGCCGATTCTGCGGCGGGGGCTTGCTCATTACCGCTTAGGTAAATCCCTTCGCCCCCACCTTGAAAGCGGCGATTTCTCATCGCAAATCCTAGAATCCTGTGCTTTGGCGTTGGCTTTCCTAAAAATCACGCAAAGCAACCACAGCCCCACCGCAATGCTTAGAATCTTTTTGAAAGGAAAACAGCTTTTTCTTGTCATTGCGAGCGGCGTGAGCCGCGTGGCAATCTATAAGCAAAAACCCTAGAATCCACTTTTTGAAAACGCCCCAATTTTAAGCGAGCCAGCAAAGGATTCTAGGATTGACAAAAATGCGTAAAATGTGTTTTTCAAACGCAACTAGGCGGCAGGATTTTGCGATGATTTTCTAAAGAAACTTCGTTTTGTGGGTTGTCAAGCGGTGGGCGAAGGGATTTACCTAAGCGGTAATGAGCAAGCCCACCGCGCAGACTCCCGCAAAAGCGCGCAAAAGCCAACGCCCAAACCAAGCAGAGCCGAATCCACCAATAACTAAGGAGCCAAAGATGCCTATCATTATCCCAAAGACTATCCCCGCATTTAGCACCTTGCAGGAGCGGATTTTTGTGATGGACACAGAGCGTGCCACCACGCAAGACATACGCCCGCTAGAGATTTTGCTCTGCAATCTTATGCCTACAAAAATCGAGACAGAAAATCAGCTCCTATCCCTCCTAGCAAACTCGCCCCTGCAAGTGCGCATCACACTGCTTGCCACGCAGAGCTACATCGGCAAAAATACCCCCCAATCCCACCTAGAGAGATTCTACAAATACTTTAGCGAGATTGCGCATAAACGCTTTGATGGCGCGATCATCACAGGTGCGCCTATCGAGCATTTGGCGTTTGAAGAAGTGCAGTATTGGGAGGAGCTTAGGGGGATTATGGACTTTTTGCGTGCTAATGTAACAAGCACGATGTATCTGTGCTGGGGGGCTATGGCTGGGCTATATCACTTCCACAAGATTCAAAAGCACGCCCTATCTAGCAAGTGCTTTGGGATCTTTGCCCATAAGCAGTGTGCCGCTTCGCCGCTGCTTATGGGGCTAGATGATGAAGTGCTTATGCCTCACTCACGCCATAGCGGCATTGATGAAAGCGCAGTGGCTAGGGCAGATGATCTGTGTGTGCTTTTAGCAGGGGAGCAAAGCGGGGCTACAATGCTTAAAGATAGCAAAGATGTCTTTATCCTAGGGCACCCAGAATACGCCAAAGATACGCTAGATAAAGAATACAAGCGCGATCAAGCAAATGGGCTAAACACGCCAAAGCCCACAGGGTATTACGCGCCAAATGGAGAGATTATGTTTCAGTGGCGATCAAGTGCGAGCGTGATTTTTAGTAATTGGCTAAATCTCGTCTATCAAGATACGCCATTTTTGCTTTAATCTGCTACAATGCGCGCTTTTATGCCGCACTATCTTTACCACTTTTAAGGAAGCATTATGACCGATCCTTGCTTTGCCATAGTCTTTGGGCTAGATGATAACTACGCCAAATACGCCAGCGTGAGTATGATGAGTATCATCTACTCTATCAACCCCACCACCCAAAATAGAGAAAAACTCATAGGGGGGGGGCAGCTAGATCCTAGTGTAAATGCTGCGCCAGATTTTGGCGCGAGCCTAGAATCTTGCCTAGAATCCACACTAGATTCTAGGCAAGATTTTGCTTTAAACTCTAAGACAGGATCTAGCCCTAGCCCCCTAGCTCCCACCTGCCACGCCCCACTTATCCACCGCTTCATTCATCTTGCTCATATCACGCCATTTTACGCAAGCCCAGAATTCTCGTTTGAAAACGCGGATTCTAAGAAAAATGCCAAAAAGGCAAACCTCCTAGAATCTACTTTTGAAAAAGTGGATTCTAGGGTAAATGTGGATTGCCACGATTTTGACAAGTCAAAATCTCGCAATGACGATAAAAACGCCGCTAGCAAAAAAATGGATTCTAGCAGCAACGCCCCTTTTCCGTCATTGCGAGCTTTGGCGCAAGACAAAGCGCGGCAATCCATAAACAAAACACCCAAAGCAAGCAGAGATCTCCCCATCCACTTCCACCTCCTAGCCGACTCCCTCTCCCCCTCCACCTTATCACGCCTACGCACGCTAGAATCCCACCTAGACACCATCTACCCCACGCAAATCCATATCCACAGCCTTCATCAAGCCGAGTTCAAAGCCCTTAATCCGTGGGGCGAAGCGGGGGCAAATTGGTGCGCGTATTTCCGCTTGAAGCTTGGCAGCGTGCTACCACAAGAGCTTACAAAAGCTCTCTACCTTGATGTTGATACGCTGATTTTGCGCGATATACGAGAGCTTTTTGCCTATGATTTGGGGGAGTGTGCCATAGGTGCGGTGCGAAGCGGGCTAAGCGGAGATAGTATCAAGATCGTCCGTGAGCACAAAATACACGCGCAAAACTACTTCAACTCCGGTGTTTTACTCATCAATCTCCCCAAATGGCGCACCAAAGATCTAGCCCTTATACACACTAAGGAGTATGCGGAGTATGCGGAGTATGCGGATCAAGATTTTTTGAATCTCATTTTTAGAGACTCGGTGTGCTTTTTGCCCTATCACTACAATCTCCAATGGCTTGCACAAAGCAGGATCCACTTTGATAGCTCCCCGCCCC encodes the following:
- the metA gene encoding homoserine O-succinyltransferase, which translates into the protein MPIIIPKTIPAFSTLQERIFVMDTERATTQDIRPLEILLCNLMPTKIETENQLLSLLANSPLQVRITLLATQSYIGKNTPQSHLERFYKYFSEIAHKRFDGAIITGAPIEHLAFEEVQYWEELRGIMDFLRANVTSTMYLCWGAMAGLYHFHKIQKHALSSKCFGIFAHKQCAASPLLMGLDDEVLMPHSRHSGIDESAVARADDLCVLLAGEQSGATMLKDSKDVFILGHPEYAKDTLDKEYKRDQANGLNTPKPTGYYAPNGEIMFQWRSSASVIFSNWLNLVYQDTPFLL
- the hslU gene encoding HslU--HslV peptidase ATPase subunit, whose protein sequence is MSPAEIVGFLDEYIIGQDDAKRAIALALRNRYRRMQLPKEVQEEITPKNILMIGSTGVGKTEIARRMARIMGLPFIKVEASKYTEVGFVGRDVESMIRDLVNASIALVQQESQQKSQEAIQAYIIDKIARLLLPALPKGVSDEKKRDYEQSLEKMRQKVRNGEVDHLQIDVEIHKQAESLDNGMPPDIARVQESIIKVLQREEKVKKSLSVKEAKLALVQEARDSVLDMEAIQAEGLRRAEQSGVVFIDEIDKIATSTKDSRLDPSKEGVQRDLLPIIEGSTISTKYGTLRTDYILFVAAGAFHLSKPSDLIPELQGRFPIRVELDSLSEEAMYAILTKTRNSLITQYQHLLSVDGVELVFEEEALRALAHFAYMANQKTEDIGARRLHTIIERVLEEISFNAQKYAGGKVAITKELVEEKLGLVVSSADMSRYIL
- a CDS encoding glycosyltransferase family 8 protein, producing MTDPCFAIVFGLDDNYAKYASVSMMSIIYSINPTTQNREKLIGGGQLDPSVNAAPDFGASLESCLESTLDSRQDFALNSKTGSSPSPLAPTCHAPLIHRFIHLAHITPFYASPEFSFENADSKKNAKKANLLESTFEKVDSRVNVDCHDFDKSKSRNDDKNAASKKMDSSSNAPFPSLRALAQDKARQSINKTPKASRDLPIHFHLLADSLSPSTLSRLRTLESHLDTIYPTQIHIHSLHQAEFKALNPWGEAGANWCAYFRLKLGSVLPQELTKALYLDVDTLILRDIRELFAYDLGECAIGAVRSGLSGDSIKIVREHKIHAQNYFNSGVLLINLPKWRTKDLALIHTKEYAEYAEYADQDFLNLIFRDSVCFLPYHYNLQWLAQSRIHFDSSPPRTDTNGIVSYPSAIDFSEFASALINPSIVHLLGGYKPWEKSNFQSNPAKPPIFAQNPYHKLWWAIARESPFARHITLAYYKRTALITITAYLRAYAPWAYAGLRPFVRVLKLLKSALSSPNPQRTHNAK
- a CDS encoding O-acetylhomoserine aminocarboxypropyltransferase/cysteine synthase family protein, translated to MLESTFHPSTLALHAGYGYDSQRTLSVPIYQSSSFRFDSSDQAGRRFALEELGNIYSRLSNPTTDVLANRLAQVDGGGFGVVTASGASALFYAFVNLAQAGDNILYANKIYGGTQTLLVHTLKRFGIETRCFDVDDLSTLEPLIDENTKAIFFESLSNPQISIPDICAITELAKRHRLATICDNTIAPMIFRPFDFGIDIAVYSCTKYINGHGSGLGGAIIERKGLNELLIDNPRYSVFNTPDPSYHGLVYASLPYPIYGMRLILEWLRNIGASLSPHNAWIHLQGLETLELRLQKHSQNALEIATFLESHPKVKQVEYPALESSPYYARFKQYFTSGYASGLFSFELESYEKAKALCDRLKLFCITANIGDSKSLVIHPASTTHSQLSQSELLSAGISPACVRVSVGLESSADLINDLAQALE
- the era gene encoding GTPase Era, which produces MDSRSKAILVSLRGSEATQALHKQKVDSSVCENRANFIYDSVLFIAKSLLCFIRKKKTRDTARRKPMFLQKKVYPHPAPLNPKRKRSFFRNSNRFFFLQSRGEPRTSASSTRAVAGHYCPPYSRARAPRSGRESVAPCGAIEKMDSASAESVDRHALQSKARDDRKSNKSKQNTKDSRKNTQILKTLQNENTESVFDTNAAGGRKMDSTQNAQNLNNSQAAKPTPAPNPSDSKIEAQNLNESAKDSRICDEKSGLFKRVQGRILGVCNRSARAEIADLSRKAESTSKAESPLTPKTQKAGFIGVVGRPNTGKSSLLNLLVGEHLALISHKANATRNTMRFIVPYTTKDRTACQMIFVDTPGLHKREKLLNQFMLEAALKTMRDCDVCVFMASVFDDTKQYEEFLELLYANDSHKKHILVINKTDMLPPKKLLGVLEKYAKFSDKFSALIPISVKKSHNITELLESIAKLLPDSPPLFDEDEMTTHTMREIAKEMVRQSIFENLSDEIPYESDVIVTEFFYKPRTRDSVLGKHSADFGDSRAVITDKVTPTLESPKNSKSPTAKRSFFRKQGIPLAARRCFFRKQATAVQGGGTQAGFFRTPRILKEDDLGKCEKSAENKNQPQSKKVDSRGNALLSSLRADLSAWQSTQKSTTTLESTFATTNAPMHIAHIYANIYVLKPSQKRIIIGQNGSTIKRIGAAARESIERILGERVFLRLQVIVDKQWAKNANNLKSFGYNLQLQQSK
- the hslV gene encoding ATP-dependent protease subunit HslV, which codes for MFEATTILAYCGEYQGKRVAVIGGDGQVSFGNCVMKGNAKKIRTLYNGQILSGFAGSTADAFSLFESFERILEGRKGDLMRSVVEFAKQWRSDKYLRKLEAMMIVLNRDNLFILSGTGDVLEPEDGKIAAIGSGGNYALSAARALDRHASIEPKELVTQSLHIAGELCIYTNTNISILELA